The following proteins are co-located in the Triticum urartu cultivar G1812 unplaced genomic scaffold, Tu2.1 TuUngrouped_contig_6162, whole genome shotgun sequence genome:
- the LOC125530233 gene encoding uncharacterized protein LOC125530233 — protein sequence MVKASELVKWSLLFEDSDSAILMRIEFLVVAIAAILVLMSFLDMFRRQSRHSNIKYFLLVLDAISDSSFIYTIGLMQSAPFKKDLFSIWALILVNLRFNACFISAYGIPDQDNSRIYELTKVMSLLGVAFLIGTHNSQFKHPIWVLWAMQQVRSMYLILAYHWATRSFLHGWSSPLLTAYMGTEVGISKEGDPTTMVAYKYLVSGDQEQKVKLQAPGYKFYLKVESEGDQEQKAPWYKKCLNLSKTIFGVKVESERRFITLDKTWEQLKNQHSDTDAGGGQLSWAKDLCLSFALYRLLRCRFDDLPLPAESIKSTRKLMYEIIGKKDEDLPAQTDHHAERAFTADLPAQTDHHAERAFRIAKLELAFLNDYFYTRYPVLFWRGFPLIFAWYPPLTIALIAWLGRDIHKLYKPKKGETAHVVHGFNVDLIITWIFMGVIVLKESWKVLTYLLSDWTKVMLLCEYTSRTLKWIPQWLWEFLVGILCKPECRVVRRWHNKIGQYEFLRSFGHNPRNIPYWLSLGLVPREIRGAKLGSPTKLSRDVKVAVLKSLHSLHLKENSNSLESDLPTDLRQFPFKKTFELPTWCHSILVWHMATSLCEIELAQRYNTSLTTSELLCAIKTALSCFSSQPYLIKEDRIEGALRANYIAANSISRYCAYLLVKEPDLLPDSFLTADDIFRRTVDDASDILNGCDTLQSIYRTLIREGVPQQDGNTSGQTMERSKARPNMILENAAELARSLIHKFSDDVVRWKVLAEAWAYILVHTAPSWNASAHKKCLATGSEFITHIWVILSHCNIQSSKRWPYQEPPHDGDQGVGVPAPQDPTAGGAGDQLLAHEAPASVPSNGALEEQDQPWSPIPGQHLTQQLPPTKTKEINEIQEDGDDCSE from the coding sequence ATGGTGAAGGCCAGCGAACTTGTGAAATGGTCCTTACTATTTGAAGATAGTGATAGCGCCATACTTATGAGAATTGAGTTCCTTGTTGTGGCCATTGCGGCAATCTTGGTCCTGATGTCATTCTTGGACATGTTTCGTCGTCAATCGCGCCACTCCAACATCAAGTACTTCTTGCTTGTCCTCGACGCCATAAGCGATTCCTCATTCATCTACACAATTGGGTTAATGCAGAGTGCGCCCTTCAAGAAGGATCTGTTTTCAATATGGGCGCTCATATTGGTCAACCTCCGGTTCAATGCTTGCTTCATCTCGGCATACGGTATCCCTGACCAAGACAACAGCCGCATTTACGAGTTGACAAAGGTGATGTCGCTTCTAGGGGTGGCCTTCTTAATCGGCACACACAACAGTCAGTTCAAGCATCCGATCTGGGTACTCTGGGCAATGCAGCAAGTGAGAAGTATGTACCTAATACTTGCGTACCATTGGGCCACAAGATCCTTCTTGCACGGTTGGAGCTCGCCGCTTCTGACAGCATACATGGGTACCGAGGTTGGTATTTCTAAGGAGGGGGATCCAACCACAATGGTTGCGTACAAGTACTTGGTCTCTGGAGATCAGGAGCAGAAGGTCAAACTGCAGGCGCCTGGGTATAAATTTTATCTGAAAGTCGAGTCAGAGGGAGATCAGGAGCAGAAGGCGCCTTGGTATAAAAAATGTCTGAACCTTTCAAAAACAATTTTTGGTGTGAAAGTTGAGTCAGAGAGGAGGTTCATCACTCTTGATAAGACTTGGGAGCAGCTCAAAAACCAGCATTCAGACACGGATGCAGGGGGCGGCCAACTATCATGGGCTAAAGACCTGTGCCTGTCCTTTGCCCTATACCGGCTACTCCGTTGCAGATTTGACGACTTACCCCTGCCAGCCGAGAGCATTAAAAGCACCAGAAAATTAATGTATGAAATTATTGGCAAGAAGGACGAAGATTTGCCTGCACAAACAGACCACCACGCTGAGAGAGCATTCACCGCAGATTTGCCTGCACAAACAGACCACCATGCTGAGAGAGCATTCAGAATTGCTAAATTGGAGCTAGCATTCCTCAACGATTACTTCTACACAAGATACCCCGTCCTGTTTTGGCGTGGCTTCCCGCTGATTTTTGCTTGGTACCCTCCCTTGACCATTGCTCTCATCGCTTGGCTTGGAAGGGACATCCACAAACTCTACAAGCCTAAGAAGGGGGAAACTGCGCACGTTGTACATGGGTTCAATGTTGATCTCATCATCACATGGATATTCATGGGCGTTATCGTGCTGAAGGAGTCTTGGAAGGTGCTCACCTACTTGTTGTCCGACTGGACCAAGGTGATGCTGCTGTGTGAATACACTTCGAGGACCCTCAAGTGGATTCCACAGTGGCTGTGGGAGTTCTTGGTTGGGATCTTGTGCAAACCAGAATGTAGAGTTGTGCGCCGTTGGCACAACAAGATCGGTCAGTACGAATTCTTGCGGTCATTTGGTCACAATCCTAGGAACATTCCTTACTGGTTAAGCCTTGGCTTGGTCCCAAGAGAAATTAGAGGTGCAAAACTAGGCTCCCCAACGAAGCTTTCAAGAGATGTGAAAGTTGCCGTTCTCAAGTCACTTCACTCGTTACATCTTAAGGAGAACTCAAACTCACTAGAGTCAGACCTGCCAACTGATCTCAGGCAGTTCCCCTTTAAGAAGACTTTCGAGCTGCCAACATGGTGCCACAGCATTCTTGTGTGGCATATGGCAACAAGCCTCTGCGAGATTGAGCTTGCCCAACGCTACAACACAAGCTTAACCACCTCTGAGTTACTGTGCGCAATCAAGACTGCTCTCAGTTGTTTCTCCTCCCAGCCATATCTTATAAAGGAAGATAGAATTGAAGGGGCGCTGCGAGCTAATTATATAGCCGCCAACAGTATATCGCGCTACTGTGCCTATCTGCTTGTTAAAGAACCAGATTTGCTACCTGACAGTTTCTTAACTGCCGATGACATATTCAGAAGGACCGTCGATGACGCTTCAGATATCCTGAATGGCTGTGACACCCTGCAAAGCATATACAGAACGCTGATTCGAGAAGGAGTGCCTCAACAAGACGGCAACACAAGTGGGCAAACCATGGAAAGATCAAAGGCCCGTCCAAATATGATACTTGAGAATGCCGCAGAGCTTGCCCGGTCTTTGATTCATAAGTTCAGTGACGACGTAGTTCGTTGGAAGGTCCTCGCAGAAGCCTGGGCCTATATACTGGTACACACAGCCCCCTCATGGAATGCCTCTGCTCACAAGAAATGCCTCGCAACAGGTAGTGAGTTCATAACACATATATGGGTCATTCTTTCTCATTGCAACATCCAGAGCAGCAAACGCTGGCCATATCAAGAACCCCCACACGATGGCGACCAAGGAGTAGGAGTACCCGCACCACAGGACCCAACTGCAGGTGGTGCTGGTGACCAGCTGTTGGCACACGAAGCGCCAGCAAGTGTTCCATCAAATGGAGCACTAGAAGAACAAGACCAACCATGGAGTCCAATTCCGGGGCAGCATTTAACCCAACAGCTTCCTCCGACCAAAACAAAAGAAATCAACGAAATACAAGAGGACGGAGATGATTGCAGCGAATGA